In a single window of the Trichoderma breve strain T069 chromosome 6, whole genome shotgun sequence genome:
- a CDS encoding ribosomal protein s9/S16 domain-containing protein, whose protein sequence is MATIASGLRHARCASSIAAAQWRPAILPRPSFQLAIRSITSDSQKPPSLEIEAAESVPIPYQGVTHARVVPATPSYFSREPQFNDLYIGISKLLTKYNHLPTVPPSEAPQMPWTKLEEMRAQMGEPIKSSHYAKVMRVAKRLNLIEPSLRPQEVKVALTEFTRDINPFLNMPNPITIDKFGRAVGVGKRKESTARAFVVEGTGEILVNGKTLSEAFGRVHDRESAVWALTATERLDKYNVWVLVEGGGTTGQAEAITLAVAKALVAHEPALKTALRRAGCITRDPRTVERKKHGHVKARKMPAWVKR, encoded by the exons ATGGCGACAATTGCAAGCGGCTTGCGGCATGCAAGATGCGCAAGCTCGATTGCCGCAGCACAATGGCGGCCGGCAATCCTCCCGCGGCCGAGCTTTCAACTCGCCATCCGGTCCATAACCAGCGACTCTCAAAAGCCTCCCAGTCTTGAAATTGAAGCCGCCGAGTCCGTCCCGATCCCCTACCAGGGCGTTACGCATGCGCGAGTCGTTCCAGCAACGCCATCTTACTTCTCAAGAGAACCCCAGTTCAACGATTTATACATTGGAATCTCCAAGCTGCTCACCAAGTACAACCACTTGCCCACAGTGCCGCCAAGTGAGGCTCCGCAGATGCCATGGACaaagctggaggagatgcggGCGCAGATGGGAGAGCCCATCAAGTCATCGCACTATGCAAAAGTCATGCGGGTGGCCAAGCGCCTGAACCTCATCGAGCCCAGCTTACGGCCGCAAGAGGTCAAGGTGGCTTTAACGGAGTTTACAAGAGACATCAACCCATTCTTGAACATGCCCAACCCCATCACGATTGACAAGTTCGGGCGTGCCGTCGGTGTGGGCAAGAGAAAGGAGTCAACTGCTCGCGCGTTTGTCGTGGAGGGAACTGGCGAGATTCTGGTCAACGGCAAGACTCTGAGCGAGGCGTTTGGCCGCGTGCACGACCGCGAGAGCGCAGTCTGGGCACTCACTGCCACAGAGAGATTGGACAAGTACAACGTCTGGGTCTTGGTTGAGGGAGGCGGCACGACCGGGCAGGCTGAGGCAATTACCCTGGCCGTGGCGAAGGCGCTGGTCGCTCATGAGCCGGCATTGAAGACGGCTCTAAGAAGAG CTGGCTGCATCACACGCGATCCCAGAACagtggagaggaagaagcatgGACATGTCAAGGCCCGAAAGATGCCTGCCTGGGTCAAGCGATAG
- a CDS encoding elongation factor 1 gamma, conserved domain-containing protein has protein sequence MAFGTLFTTADQPRATAIKAVAKANGLELNISNVEAGKPTAEHLKAHPLGKYPAFLGEDGFALSESIAIAIYVTSQNEKTTLLGKTKQDYASILRWMSFFNTEVAPKIGAWIKPLTGASPYNKKAVDDISKEVARAVDAAEEHLTHHTYLVGERITLADLFSAGLLYRGFQYFFDKQWRQQHPAVTRWYETIVNQPIYTAVAEKLPFLETPVLTNTPPKKPEQPKAAPKAAPAPKAAAAEEEEPAAAPKAKHPLDALPKASLPLDEWKRQYSNSETPAALKWFWENVNFEEYSIWKVAYKYNDELAMTFMSNNLIGGFNNRLEGSRKYLFGCTSVYGTNNDSVIEGAFVIRGQEYVPVFDVAPDYESYEFTKLDPTKPEDRAFVDAQWSWDKPVIVNGKEYPHADGHVFK, from the exons ATGGCTTTCGGAACTCTCTTCACCACCGCC GACCAACCTCGTGCCAccgccatcaaggctgtCGCCAAGGCCAACGGCCTCGAgctcaacatctccaacgTTGAGGCTGGCAAGCCCACTGCTGAGCACCTCAAGGCTCACCCTCTGGGCAAGTACCCTGCTTTCCTCGGCGAGGATGGCTTCGCCCTGAGCGAGAGCATTGCTATCGCCATCTACG TCACCTCCCAGAACGAGAAGACCACCCTTCTCGGTAAGACCAAGCAGGA CTACGCCTCCATCCTCCGATGGatgtccttcttcaacaccgAGGTCGCCCCCAAGATCGGTGCTTGGATCAAGCCCCTGACCGGTGCCTCCCCCTACAACAAGAAGGCTGTGGATGACATCTCCAAGGAGGTTGCCCgtgctgttgatgctgctgaggagcaCCTCACTCACCACACCTACCTCGTTGGTGAGCGCATCACCCTGGCTGATCTCTTCAGCGCTGGCCTCCTCTACCGCGGCTTCCAGTACTTCTTCGACAAGCAGTGGCGCCAGCAGCACCCCGCTGTTACTCGATGGTACGAGACCATTGTTAACCAGCCCATCTACACTGCCGTCGCCGAGAAGCTCCCCTTCCTGGAGACTCCCGTCCTGACCAACACTCCCCCCAAGAAGCCTGAGCAGCCCAAGGCTGCTCCCAAGGCTGCCCCCGCCcccaaggccgccgccgctgaggaggaggagcctgCTGCCgcccccaaggccaagcaCCCTCTTGACGCTCTTCCCAAGGCTTCCCTTCCTCTCGATGAGTGGAAGCGCCAGTACTCCAACAGCGAGACCCCCGCTGCCCTCAAGTGGTTCTGGGAGAACGTCAACTTCGAGGAGTACTCTATCTGGAAGGTTGCCTACAAGTACAACGATGAGCTTGCCATGACCTTCATGTCCAACAACCTCATCGGCGGCTTCAACAACCGTCTCGAGGGCTCCCGCAAGTACCTCTTCGGTTGCACCTCCGTCTACGGAACCAACAACGACTCTGTCATTGAGGGTGCCTTCGTCATCCGTGGCCAGGAGTACGTCCCTGTCTTCGATGTCGCTCCCGACTACGAGAGCTACGAGTTCACCAAGCTTGACCCCACCAAGCCTGAGGACCGTGCCTTTGTCGATGCCCAGTGGTCTTGGGACAAGcccgtcatcgtcaacgGCAAGGAGTACCCTCACGCCGACGGCCACGTCTTCAAATAA
- a CDS encoding NLI interacting factor-like phosphatase domain-containing protein: protein MKPQSVQIPGLTLLNNLAPHAIAPTSEGSLISPAAPQPPAKAPYVLPRKQKENKKAKARRALAEAQAQAAMSRMAQDAAPAPVSGQHGAYNFNYFDLSNANANFMNLPPNNFHNSNNFIARPPPAGPRFPPKNLPQDGRVAPSKASGGIPDPTPLYIAQSLSLPSSLRNPRRILVIMDLNGTLLYRPNKRNPFNFIQRPHAREFLDYCVDTFHVAIWSSARPENVDKMVGQLLSPQQRAKCLVIWGRDKFGLSPADYSARVQCYKRLSSIWNDPNVVASHPAAAQGQRWDQTNTVLVDDSAEKGRSEPYNILQLPEFEGLANEPPNVLPQVHDYLNTLCYQTNISSYIRDRPFMIDSTYSLPPPPDFHMA from the exons atgAAGCCCCAGAGCGTCCAAATCCCAGGGCTGACGCTGCTGAACAACCTGGCGCCCCATGCGATTGCGCCGACTTCTGAGGGCAGCCTCATCAGTCCTGCGGCTCCCCAGCCGCCCGCCAAGGCGCCGTATGTGCTGCCACGAAAACAAAAGGAGAataaaaaggcaaaggcaaggagGGCGTTGGCagaggcacaggcacaagctGCCATGAGCCGCATGGCGCAAgatgctgctcctgctcccgTCTCTGGCCAGCATGG TGCCTACAACTTCAACTATTTCGATTTAAgcaacgccaacgccaactTCATGAACCTCCCTCCCAACAACTTCCACAACTCCAACAACTTCATCGCCAGACCCCCTCCGGCCGGGCCCCGATTCCCTCCCAAGAACCTCCCTCAAGACGGCCGCGTCGCCCCCAGCAAAGCATCCGGCGGCATCCCCGACCCTACACCTCTCTACATCGCCCAGTCCCTCTCGCTCCCGTCCTCCCTCCGCAACCCGCGCcgcatcctcgtcatcatggaCCTCAACGGCACGCTGCTCTACCGCCCCAACAAGCGCAAccccttcaacttcatccagCGGCCCCACGCCCGCGAGTTCCTCGACTACTGCGTCGACACCTTCCACGTCGCAATCTGGTCCTCGGCCCGCCCCGAAAACGTCGACAAGATGGTCGGACAGCTGCTCTCCCCCCAGCAGCGCGCAAAGTGCCTCGTCATCTGGGGCCGCGACAAGTTCGGCCTCTCACCAGCCGACTACTCCGCCCGCGTCCAGTGCTACAAGCGCCTATCCAGCATCTGGAACGACCCCAACGTTGTCGCCTCTCAccccgccgccgcccaggGCCAGCGCTGGGACCAGACGAACACCGTCCTCGTCGACGACTCGGCCGAAAAGGGCCGTAGTGAGCCCTACaacatcctccagctccccGAGTTTGAGGGTCTCGCCAACGAACCTCCCAACGTGCTGCCGCAGGTCCACGACTACCTCAATACCCTCTGCTATCAGACCAACATCAGCAGCTACATACGAGATCGCCCTTTTATGATCGACTCAACCTATAGCttaccgccgccgccagacTTCCATATGGCATAG
- a CDS encoding rRNA biogenesis protein RRP36 domain-containing protein, which yields MSSKRKLGSLGLERRVKARREEDWEPELSASEGDDSGEEVSEEGEDSGDEDEDLDEAESGSESEEEEEDAPKVDFSSISFGALARAAASLPPSEKKKKNKADASKDDQPTERTTKESLRREPKKPSSRVDASKRSSKHAPQEMTSKKPVSRRREILADPRRKTRDPRFDNLSGQVDEAKVSRNYAFLDEYRESEMAELRMQIKKTKDVTVKEDLKRQLLSMESKKKARQKKEEEVKILQEHRKKEKELVAQGKQPFYLRKSEQKKQVLMNRYASMSKSQVDKAIERKRKKVVGKEKKELASLERKSRRH from the exons ATGTCCTCCAAACGGAAGCTCGGCTCCTTGGGTCTTGAGCGACGGGTAAAAGCCCGGCGCGAGGAAGACTGGGAACCGGAATTGAGTGCCAGCGAAGGGGATGATTCAGGGGAGGAAGTatctgaagaaggagaagacagcggtgatgaggatgaagatttAGACGAAGCAGAGTCTGGCTCAGAG tctgaagaagaggaagaggatgcccCAAAGGTCGacttctcatccatctctttcGGCGCATTAGCTCGCGCAGCAGCCAGCTTACCCCCTtctgagaagaaaaagaagaacaaggcgGATGCCTCCAAAGACGATCAGCCTACAGAACGAACAACTAAAGAATCACTAAGACGAGAGCCGAAAAAGCCATCAAGTCGGGTGGATGCATCGAAGCGAAGCTCCAAACACGCGCCGCAGGAAATGACGTCCAAGAAGCCCGTCAGCAGGCGCCGCGAAATCCTCGCCGATCCGCGCCGCAAGACTCGCGACCCCCGATTCGACAATCTTTCGGGACAGGTAGATGAGGCCAAGGTTTCCCGGAACTATGCCTTCCTGGACGAGTACCGCGAGAGCGAGATGGCAGAGCTACGCATGCagatcaagaagaccaaggacGTCACAGTCAAGGAGGATTTGAAACGACAGCTACTATCTATGGAATCTAAGAAGAAGGCCCgccagaagaaggaggaggaagtaAAGATACTGCAAGAGCAccgaaagaaggaaaaggagtTGGTGGCACAGGGCAAGCAGCCGTTCTACCTGCGCAAGAgcgagcagaagaagcaagtGCTGATGAACAGATATGCAAGCATGAGCAAGTCGCAAGTCGACAAGGCGATTGAGCGGAAGCGGAAGAAGGTGGTGggcaaggaaaagaaggaattGGCTTCGCTGGAGAGGAAGTCGAGGCGTCATTAG